Below is a genomic region from Echinicola rosea.
GCCGCAAAAATTCCTTTATGGCCAAAGGAGACTTCTCTCCATAGTTAAATTGATTGTAAAGTTCATCTGCAGTAAAAGTCAGCGTTTGATGGCCACCACCGGCGGCAGATTCCCGGTACGCTGCATAAGCAGCTACTGGGTCGGTATTGGTAGATGTCGCCTGCTGAAGGCTGGGATGTGTCAGGATCAGGTAATTGGCAGCAGTCCCAAGCAAGTTCCTGAACCGCACCTGATCCAATACTGTCGGCTCAGTCACTTCCCTTTCTGCCTGAACCAACACTTCTGAGCTCATCGCAGCATTTCCCACTGGAAATTTCACCCCGCCCGCATCCTTCTCTTCTATCAGGCGAACAGGCGCCCCAAGATTGGTGACATCATAGGCCAAATAGTGATCACTGACCTGCTCCAATTGCAATTGGTAATCGCCAGCCCCCAACCTTATTCGCTCTTGGTCAAATTCTCCGGTTATTTTTTGTTTGCGATAGGTCAAAGAAGCAAAACTGACAGAAACATTATCGTTTGAACCCGAAGTACTAACAGGTGCAATCCTCACCACCATCCGACCATCAGATCCAATATCACTTGCCTGTAAATCTGCCCTATACGTTTTAAACGAATAGCCTTCCAACGCCACATCCGTCACCTTCCGCAAGCCCTCTTGGCTAGCGCCAACATACACCTCCACAAGGTGGTCAACGCCAGACCTCCCCACCATTCCAAGCGTGACCGAAGCCGAAAACTCATTGGCCATTTCGCCAAGGTCTTTGAAAACGATATCCTGAACATTGCCCCGGGTGACCACGGGTCCCGTCCATCCTTGGCCCTTATCATAGATACCCAAGTGTACCCCCAAGGAATAGGTCTGCCCCAAAGTGTATTGATCCGAAAACACTTGGGTCACTTCTGTTTCATAGCTTGTCAAATCCACGGATGCAGTACCTGGATCCCTACTGGTCATCCTTTTCCCTGGCCGCCCTGGGGTGGATGTCAGGAAAAAAACAGTAGCATCACTATGATTGTTGTACAGTGGATTGGCCATTTGCTCCGCATCGGGATAAAGCGGCCTGTCCGACTGCCCATCATTTCGTTTACCAATAAACTCCACATAATCTCCTTGATCAAAACGGCCATCATCCTGACCATGGACATAAATGGCTACCTCTTCACCACGATGATATACGCTCAGGGTCCGTGGATCGACACGAGAAGGGTTCATTCCTGATGCCGAAAGAGCAGCATAGCTAATTCTGTAAATTCCATCGGTAGTGGTTGGGATTTTATAATACGTCTTGGAATAATCAATCCACTCGGTTTGCCCTTTGGCCACCAATGCCCAAGTGATCATCAGGAGGTATAGGAAACTAGTCTTTTTCATTGTTATTAATTTTCGCTCCATCCTTTATGTAACCGAAATCCTTCCGTCAATGGCTCCAAACTCACCTTGAGACTTAAAACATGGGAGTAAGGGGTTTCAGAAACCGCTCCAATATCCGTCAGTGCATAATCGATGTATGCCTTTTCATTCAGAAAAACCCCCAATCCAAAACTTGGCTTGAACGACAGGGATTCACTCCCGTCAAAATCTTTGATATATTGAAAATTGCTCACACCGCCCCTCAAGAACGCCACTCCCTTGTACCCGACTTCCATACCGATCTTTGGGTCAATGCTCATGACCGTCGTACTAATGACAGTATTACGCTGGCCATCAAATGTCATGTTCAAATCCAACACCGCCTGAGCCGTAATATAATCTTGAACCTGAAGGGTCTTTGACAGACTTAATACCGCTTGTGGCAGCGTCAGTTCAACTGAATTTTGTGGAAGTTCGTTGTCCGTTTCGGCATAGATCTCCCGCACCATTTCTGCATTATGCGACCAAGCATTAAAAGTGGTCGTCACATCTCTCAACATCAAGCCAATTTGCCAACTATCGGCCAAAAAGATCCCCCCTACATCAAATCCGAACCCCCAGGCCTTAGCAAATTTCCCTACATTTCTATGGATAATTTTGGTATTGATCCCCGCCTTGAACACATCGCTGAAATCCCTGGCATAAGAAAGTAAAAGGGCATAATCGGCGGCATTAAAAAACTGAATATTATCATAACTCAAGGCTCCGTTGGCATCGTATAAAAAACGCGTATCCGGAATATCATCGACCCCAAATCTGATCAATGAAACAGCCACTTGGTTATCCTCCTCGATATTGGTAGAAAAACCCGCATAATCGTACTTGGCTATACCCGCAAAATACTCCGCGTGCATCAGGAAAAATTCATATTTATGCTCAATGGCCAGCAAGGCCGCCGGATTCCAATATGCTGCTGTCACGTCTTTCACTGCGGAGACCTGAGCTCCCCCCATCCCCAAAGCCCGGGCACCAACGCCAATATTCATAAATTCATTGGAGTATTTTGGCGTAATACCCTGCGCCACCACATCCATACTGGCCATCAGTAAAACAAAGCCTAATAAAAAGTGTTTCAATGCAGTGATTTTCAATTTTTCCACGGGTGCAAAGTAAAAAATTATTCAAGAGAAACGAACATCTCCTATTTAAATTATAAATCTTCATCATAATTTTCTGACTGTTCATTACCGAACAAACCCTGTTCACTAAAAATACACCCCGAAAAAGGAATTAAGCACCAAAAAATTAGTCGAAAAAAAATCTATTTCTTTTTTCGACACCCACGAAATCACCCCATAAGGGCTAAAAAAGGGGTTTTATTTAGTCAAAAGCCAATTCTTGTATATTAAAAACATCCTTTGATGACACAGTTTTATGTAATGCAAGGTAGCTGTTTTACCTTTGGTATTATTTTTCGGCATAAGATTAGGGAAATGAATTGACAAGGCAGGGAGTAAATATGATGTAAATGAATCACCCTGATTTCATCTACACTAAAAAGAAAAATTGATGAAAGCATCCAACACACAAATACAAATGCGGAAAGGAATTCTGGAATTCTGCATCCTGCATATCATATCTCGGGGAGAAGTATATGCCTCGGATATGATCGAAGAGCTGACAGAAGCCAAGTTAATCGTAGTAGAAGGCACGCTCTATCCATTGCTCAACAGGCTAAAAACAGCCGCGCTGGTCTCTTACAAGTGGGTAGAATCGGAGTCTGGGCCACCCAGAAAGTATTATTCCATCACCCCTGAAGGAAGTCAATTTCTTGACCAACTCAGTGGCACATGGAATGACCTGGTCACCTCCACTACATTAATCACCTCGAAAAAATAAGGCCATGAAAAAGACAATAAGCATAAATATCAGCGGCATCCTTTTCCATATCGAAGAAGATGGCTATGACCACCTTAAAAAATACCTGGAATCT
It encodes:
- a CDS encoding putative type IX sorting system protein PorV2, whose protein sequence is MKHFLLGFVLLMASMDVVAQGITPKYSNEFMNIGVGARALGMGGAQVSAVKDVTAAYWNPAALLAIEHKYEFFLMHAEYFAGIAKYDYAGFSTNIEEDNQVAVSLIRFGVDDIPDTRFLYDANGALSYDNIQFFNAADYALLLSYARDFSDVFKAGINTKIIHRNVGKFAKAWGFGFDVGGIFLADSWQIGLMLRDVTTTFNAWSHNAEMVREIYAETDNELPQNSVELTLPQAVLSLSKTLQVQDYITAQAVLDLNMTFDGQRNTVISTTVMSIDPKIGMEVGYKGVAFLRGGVSNFQYIKDFDGSESLSFKPSFGLGVFLNEKAYIDYALTDIGAVSETPYSHVLSLKVSLEPLTEGFRLHKGWSEN
- a CDS encoding PadR family transcriptional regulator — protein: MKASNTQIQMRKGILEFCILHIISRGEVYASDMIEELTEAKLIVVEGTLYPLLNRLKTAALVSYKWVESESGPPRKYYSITPEGSQFLDQLSGTWNDLVTSTTLITSKK